tactgtatgtagaagCTGAGGAGCATAGgcaagcagatctgcttctctcagcctggccaGAAAATGCAgtgctgagagaagtggatataTGCGCCAAGTctaatttggcaaaaaatcttgAGCGGGACAGAGTCTGGAGAccttaataaaaaatattcaaaagCTTGGCCTTAAAGGTACAGTGCTTTTCAACATGACTTCATAAACAGgcagggcttgtgctaaacatcctttctgcatattgttttaattaagaaatagctgtggtttctgttatttctggcattaaaaaagaatatgaagccagtttcactttagcacttcctgcccCACAGAACTTCAGAGAAGCTGGCAAAACTAATTGCCAGTCCATGGAGAATCCCCTAATAATGAAACGCTCAAAGACTGCTGCTTGGAGATAGGGAGGgttttgtttgttcaaaggtatATAGGGAGCTTTGAAGAAATTGCTCTTTATAAAGTAAGGGGATATGTTCAGTAaaaatagcccaactttcaaattagtgatTTATAACggcaaaaaaataggaaaatgtcAACACAAATTGTATTTATTGGGTTCAGTTTTAGCCAAGgtgttttaggtgtatactgtccctttaagggtgAGCCTTTCCCTAATGGAATTGCTGTCACATCCTAGGAAACTGCATGAGAGTAGGGGAAGCACATTAATTCACAAGATAATCTAAGCACTATGCTGTCCCTACCTCAACCTGCTCCTGTGTGTATAAAGAGCAAGTCTGGGGCCCTTGCCCATGATTATAtaacataaacaataaaaacacaaCTAAGGAAATTATAAAACACACTTCTGGCACTGTAAGGTACTTACACGTTAAATATATACACTGCATACTAAACATAGACAATACTCCTGGCAGCCCCAATagcatacagtacagtacagggcTAAGGCTTTAGGTTGCCTTCATTACAACCCGCATCCCACAACAAGCATCACTGTTGCGCATCGCCCTGCAAAAATCGATGTTTTCATTCGCTCTCTGACCCAGGGTCCTTGGCTGGACTCATTTACTCCAGGTTCATAACACAGAGATGGCATCCTGTTTCTCTCTGGCTACTACATTGTGGCGCCCCCTACTGGGAGGGGACAAAGGGACACCGGGGAAAGGAACTTGGGCAGATAGTGGTGATGATGATACGGTAAGGTTGGCCATATCTAGTCTTTGGGTGCTTAGCATGTGGCCTTCCAGCTTTTGCTTTATTTGCTGATGTTGCGCTAGGAGCAGTAAGCCTCGGCACAAATAAAGCAGTTAAAGCACCCTAGTGACTAGTAATTTCTTAACTTACgctaaaagaaacaaaacaaccaTCCTCCTTCATCAGACCTTAGCTGAATGATGCTACAAAATATAGGCCTGTCCCAGCTGAGGGCCGCTATAGAAGATCTCTGGTGTATGGAGATGGTGGTCCCTGCTGGAGCCCTAGAGGCGCCCACTGACTCTGCCTCACATTGATCATTAGATGCTGCCTTTTTGTATGATGCATGAGCAATGGGGTGAAATAAACCAATCAGACGGACACATTTtaggattttattttaaaaataaaagatttaattacaaacattaaataaaaaagtgCTGGCAACAGTGTTCATGTCCAGGCATTATTGTTGCACATAGCCCTGTGTCATTATACCCGTGGGCTGCCAGGAGACCCAATACAAAACACGGACTGTAGTATTGACCCGCTCTGGCAGTCCACGGGTTAATGTAAAATGCAAATCGCATACTAATTTAAACCCTTTGGGTTCACAAAGAGGGTCACTTTCGTGCCCTGTGTATTCAGGACTATTTGTCCAAAATATATTGCCTTTAGTAAGTCAGGATTTCATGTGTGGGGACTTATTTACaagaaataaatacatgttattactGGTGTATATTGCCCGTAGGCCGCTGCATTGTTACAGTCTTTGCGAGAGTACAAAGTCCAAGTTAACCGTTCACCATGGCCTCCAGATGGAGCTGTTGAGTTGcggggggcatggggcaggccTGTGGCTGGAGGGCTGGTTCAGGAGAGGAGATTCGAGCTGGGATGTTCTGGGACTCACATGAAGAACAATCCTAGGGCTGTGGGACTTGGGGGGATGATGGCAGTCTGAGCAGCACAGCTCTGGGCTCCTCTGCAGGTGATTTAGTAGGCGGTTGCTCGCCTCTCCGGTCAGCACATGGGATTTATTAAGGATTGCGCTCAGGCGCTCCACACATGCTCTGTAGCCTTCCTTATAGCGATCTGCGGGATCTATGAAAAGAGAACAACAGCCGTTAGAACATACTGTCTGCAAACCTATGCATCCCTATGCCCTGCACATCTAACCTACAATTAGGTTTCTACCCCTGGAACCCCTACAGCATTCTCTTCTGCCCTGGGGGATGCTCAGTTTTGTAGCTCATGGGTAAATAAATATCTATTCTCCtgtatgatatatttatatatataaatgtacaggaGCTGTTAGAGCAGCTCAGCAAAATTCGTGCCAATTGTTTGTACAGCGCTACGCAACATGTTGGCTCTAATTCCCTTTAGCCCCAGAAATATTACTGCCCCTGTTCCCTTAGATACACGGCTTAATGAACACAAAACTCATTCTCCATAATATATTGGTGACTTACTTTGTGCTGGGACCGGAGGGATGTCCCTGAGGAATCTCACTGTCATTTCCAAGATATCAGCTTTTTCCAGCTTGGAGTATCGGGAATTCTGGAAGGAACAAAGCAACTGGTTAATTTCTTAGGTAAATGATAAGtatatcatatattatataatggGTCATTTAAACTCCCCAAGACTATTTATTAATGATTTAGTAGGCTTTGCGCTCTAATGGTGCCATCATTCTATACacgttaataaataaatacttacatCTTTCCCAATGAGCGGCAGGATGAGGGTTTTCAGTTGGTTTAGACTTTCGTTAATTCTCGCCCTTCTCCTTTTCTCCATCAGGGGCTTTAGAGTCTGGGGGTAAGAAAAACAATTTGCTTAGTAAATATCCCACGAAAACAACAAGCTACAATAACACAGGTTGATCAGAACCGCATTCATATTTGCCTCTATTTCTCTGTGCTTACCTTTCTTAGCTCACTGGCCTCCTGATTCCTCTTGCCAGTCTTGGGCTGGTAGTTGTGCATGGAGTCTGCGAGCGCTACATTGGGAGCCATGGTGCAGACAAGGCAGAAGCGCTACGGACAAGCAGTACAAAGCAGCAGTGCAGAAGTGTAAGTGGGAAGCTAGCGGGCTGCTATTTATTCAGACTCACTCGGCGTGGCTCCGCCCAACAGACTCCTTTCGGAGGATACGCCCCCTCCGCCCAGCGCTTTCATTCCCAACAGCCATCTGCTGTGCCACAGGTAGGTGAG
The sequence above is a segment of the Xenopus tropicalis strain Nigerian chromosome 7, UCB_Xtro_10.0, whole genome shotgun sequence genome. Coding sequences within it:
- the hes2 gene encoding transcription factor HES-2; translated protein: MAPNVALADSMHNYQPKTGKRNQEASELRKTLKPLMEKRRRARINESLNQLKTLILPLIGKDNSRYSKLEKADILEMTVRFLRDIPPVPAQNPADRYKEGYRACVERLSAILNKSHVLTGEASNRLLNHLQRSPELCCSDCHHPPKSHSPRIVLHVSPRTSQLESPLLNQPSSHRPAPCPPQLNSSIWRPW